Genomic DNA from Paenibacillus sp. KS-LC4:
TGCTGGTATCTTTTAGTGTTTTTGTGCTAGGAACTGTGGTCTCCGCTATTTCTATAGATATGCACATGCTTATTGTCGGTAGAGCCCTTCAAGGTTTTGGAGCGGGGGCCCTGATCACATGCGTTTATACCTGTGTGACATTGCATTATCCAGATGCACTTCGTACTCAAATCCTGGCCGCATTTTCTATGGCATTTGTACTGCCTTCCTTGATTGGGCCTTATGTAGCAGGCCTTATTGCTTCCTATATCTCGTGGCGATATGTTTTCTGGATCGTTCTACCTTTAATTGGATTGGCGCTCAGTCTTACATCCCGCTCTTTCCATGATTTGCAGCTTCGGCAAGATCTGACAGGTCCAGCGCGAGCAACCGACTCGAAGATTATTTATGCGATTCTACTTGCCGTTGGAACGGGGCTGTTACTCACAGGACTTGGTATCATAACCGATTGGAAAGGCATAGTACTCACTTTGGGTGGATTGGTCGTCATGATCTCGCCAATGCATAAACTTCTGCCTGTGGGCACTTTCTCGGTAAAAAAAGGATTGCCTGCTACTTTGGTTTCCAGAGGGCTATATGTTGCTTGTTATTTTACAACGGAAAGTTTTCTGATCTTGGCACTAACCGAAGTGAAGGGGTTATCAGCTGACCTTGCTGGCCTTCTTGTAGCAGCAGGTTCTCTGAGCT
This window encodes:
- a CDS encoding MFS transporter, whose amino-acid sequence is MLVLATVAFEGLAITTIAAKMTQSLEGIHLYGWIFSAFLLSQLIGTLVMGQQVDKRGVFTSMLVSFSVFVLGTVVSAISIDMHMLIVGRALQGFGAGALITCVYTCVTLHYPDALRTQILAAFSMAFVLPSLIGPYVAGLIASYISWRYVFWIVLPLIGLALSLTSRSFHDLQLRQDLTGPARATDSKIIYAILLAVGTGLLLTGLGIITDWKGIVLTLGGLVVMISPMHKLLPVGTFSVKKGLPATLVSRGLYVACYFTTESFLILALTEVKGLSADLAGLLVAAGSLSWSAAAWLQAKLDARDQGLARKGRVMTGIGIMIAGTVLVILALILTDGGIMLILLSQMITGLGVGLANPTTAAIALQHAMPRKEGEMSANLQFVDSFYMGISIGVGGALIALSETLQWGISTGVLIVLTLQLLLVLLSFLAALRINKLVHQELHPISQVKDNISM